A window of the Coprobacter fastidiosus genome harbors these coding sequences:
- the tpiA gene encoding triose-phosphate isomerase: MRKNIVAGNWKMNKTLQEGLELAKGIEAALAGKTPNCDVIIGTPFIHLASVVDAIDTNKIGVAAENCADKASGAYTGEVSAQMVASTGAKYVILGHSERRAYYHETPEILKEKTILALANGLTPIFCIGEVLEEREAGKHFDVVKAQIEESLFNLSAEDFGKIILAYEPVWAIGTGKTATAEQAQEMHAFIRKTIADKYGNEVAENCSILYGGSCKPSNAKELFANKDVDGGLIGGAALEVDSFMGIINAF, translated from the coding sequence ATGAGAAAAAACATTGTTGCAGGTAACTGGAAAATGAACAAGACACTCCAAGAAGGTCTTGAATTGGCTAAAGGTATTGAGGCTGCTTTGGCGGGAAAAACTCCTAATTGCGATGTGATTATCGGTACTCCTTTTATTCATTTAGCCTCTGTTGTAGATGCTATCGATACGAATAAAATAGGCGTTGCTGCAGAAAACTGTGCAGATAAAGCTTCTGGCGCTTATACTGGAGAGGTTTCTGCCCAGATGGTTGCTTCTACAGGAGCTAAGTATGTAATTCTCGGTCATTCAGAACGCCGTGCTTATTATCATGAAACTCCGGAAATTTTAAAAGAGAAGACGATTCTTGCTTTGGCTAATGGTTTGACTCCTATTTTCTGTATTGGCGAAGTGCTTGAGGAAAGAGAAGCCGGGAAACATTTTGATGTAGTGAAAGCTCAGATAGAAGAATCTTTGTTTAATTTGTCAGCAGAAGATTTTGGGAAAATCATATTGGCTTATGAACCGGTATGGGCTATCGGAACAGGAAAAACTGCTACTGCAGAACAGGCTCAAGAAATGCATGCGTTTATTCGTAAAACTATTGCTGATAAATATGGCAATGAAGTTGCTGAAAACTGTTCTATTCTTTATGGAGGAAGTTGTAAGCCTTCGAATGCGAAAGAATTGTTTGCAAATAAAGATGTGGACGGAGGACTTATCGGAGGAGCAGCTTTGGAAGTCGATTCCTTTATGGGTATTATCAACGCATTTTAA
- a CDS encoding DUF695 domain-containing protein: MKLSNNWFTTVSETENGAMVIVCGRDDLELYVRSGKFKERVEIYWKYNGDSRGMPCESDARVMEPVQDALQKAMEKDKLAILTGVYTGDNERTWVFYTRNVPAFGEMLNKALSSFEKLPIVIYTEKDPDWNEYHEMYELRQEEGSDDVLADE; encoded by the coding sequence ATGAAGTTGTCTAATAATTGGTTTACGACTGTTTCAGAAACTGAGAACGGAGCTATGGTGATTGTTTGCGGTCGTGATGATTTGGAGTTGTATGTACGTTCAGGAAAATTTAAGGAACGGGTTGAAATTTATTGGAAGTATAATGGTGATAGTAGAGGAATGCCTTGTGAGTCTGACGCTCGTGTGATGGAACCGGTACAGGATGCTCTGCAAAAGGCTATGGAAAAAGACAAACTGGCGATATTAACAGGTGTATATACCGGTGATAATGAACGGACATGGGTTTTTTATACACGAAATGTTCCGGCTTTCGGGGAGATGTTGAATAAGGCTTTGTCTTCTTTCGAAAAACTTCCGATAGTGATTTATACAGAAAAAGATCCCGATTGGAATGAATATCATGAAATGTATGAGTTGCGGCAGGAAGAAGGTAGTGACGATGTGCTTGCTGATGAATAA
- a CDS encoding BT_3928 family protein — MENKTEIKDSSVRNRILWLLVIASRLIVGATFIFSGFVKAIDPTGSAIKFEEYFSVLGIGFLSPLSLFFGVVLAAFEFLLGINTLLGSYRKLTSWLVLLVMCFMTPLTLYLAIADPVSDCGCFGDALVLTNWETFFKNVFLLIPVLFLIRYNSLVKGVYNKSVQWLTVLYSLIFALALAWFGVYFQPILDFRPYKVGMNILDAMPGGNIDAGDDYLFVYEKEGIRKEFSLNDIPMDDTTWVFVDRIEKKNISDKKKSSIEDFIIRSGEDDVDIARDILEDPQYTFLLLTPSLENADESEIDKINDLYDYALAYGYNFYCVTASSDSAIAVWQDNTGADYPFYKMDETTIKTIIRGNPGVMLLHKGTIVWKQLPSHLPDEAQLNDKIENLPIGRTWIYDGSKNLGILVLIYTVPMFILLLTEKTVAAIIGKIREARRKRREKKSSLVSPEKQE, encoded by the coding sequence ATGGAGAATAAAACGGAAATAAAAGATTCATCGGTACGAAATCGGATTTTATGGCTGCTGGTAATAGCCTCTCGGTTGATTGTCGGGGCGACTTTTATCTTTTCCGGTTTTGTAAAAGCAATTGATCCTACAGGATCTGCTATTAAATTCGAAGAATATTTTTCTGTTTTAGGTATCGGATTTTTATCTCCTTTATCTCTTTTTTTCGGTGTAGTATTAGCTGCATTTGAGTTTTTGCTGGGAATAAACACTTTGCTCGGTTCTTACCGCAAATTGACCTCATGGCTAGTTTTGTTGGTCATGTGTTTTATGACTCCGTTGACACTTTATCTGGCGATAGCCGATCCTGTAAGCGATTGCGGGTGTTTTGGGGATGCCCTTGTCTTGACCAATTGGGAGACTTTTTTTAAAAATGTTTTTTTACTGATTCCTGTATTATTCCTTATCCGTTATAATAGTTTGGTAAAAGGAGTATATAATAAATCTGTTCAGTGGCTTACGGTATTATATTCTCTTATATTTGCTCTTGCTTTGGCATGGTTTGGAGTTTATTTTCAGCCTATATTGGATTTTCGTCCTTATAAAGTAGGAATGAATATATTAGATGCTATGCCGGGTGGAAATATTGATGCAGGAGATGATTATCTTTTTGTTTACGAGAAAGAAGGTATCCGAAAAGAATTTTCTTTAAATGATATTCCTATGGATGATACTACATGGGTATTTGTAGATCGGATAGAGAAAAAAAATATATCGGATAAAAAGAAGTCTTCAATCGAGGATTTTATTATTCGTTCTGGAGAAGATGATGTTGACATAGCTCGGGATATATTGGAAGATCCGCAATATACTTTTTTATTGCTTACACCTTCCTTAGAAAATGCGGACGAAAGTGAGATTGATAAAATAAACGATTTGTATGATTATGCACTGGCTTATGGATATAATTTTTATTGCGTGACTGCATCATCTGATTCGGCAATTGCTGTTTGGCAGGATAATACAGGAGCTGATTATCCTTTTTATAAGATGGATGAGACTACGATAAAAACGATTATACGGGGTAATCCGGGTGTAATGTTACTACATAAAGGAACGATTGTATGGAAACAGCTTCCTTCGCATTTGCCGGACGAAGCTCAGTTGAATGATAAAATAGAAAATCTTCCGATCGGACGTACGTGGATATATGACGGATCGAAGAATTTAGGAATATTGGTATTGATTTATACCGTGCCGATGTTCATTTTGTTGTTGACTGAAAAAACAGTTGCCGCTATTATCGGCAAAATACGAGAAGCCCGGCGAAAGAGGAGAGAAAAAAAATCTTCTTTGGTATCTCCGGAAAAACAAGAGTAA
- a CDS encoding S46 family peptidase gives MKLRRMLLPLAFAAILSPVKADEGMWLLPFLKQQNSEQLKKLGLKLDVDDIYNPERTSLKDAIVIFGGGCTGEIISPEGLILTNHHCGYSAIQQHSSVEHDYLSNGFWAMDKKDELPTPGLEVRFIDKIEEVTDFIQEEVSKTGDPLKAFDPAFLDKIAKEKVGEKFLAENPFTEISIKPFFGGNRFFMFTMKVYKDIRFVGAPPSSIGKFGADTDNWMWPRHTGDFSLFRVYTDAQGNPAEYSENNIPMHPKKYFNISLKGIKENDFAMIMGFPGSTNRYYTSWEVKQRRDVDNTVRINMRGIRQKEMLDEMLADPKVRIQYASKYARSSNYWKNSIGMNRGINKLKVIENKELDEARFKVWANDNNHPEYIQALNDMRDATLQMNDIKYQYYMLLEALYQGVEFSGVPARNKKLIEALEHKNDSIIKSELADLEKAYKAFANKDYNRKVDQRVSKVMLKAYMKEVGKENRPEIFTLIDKKFDGNIDRFVDEAFKTSIFGGDENFNKFMKKPTAKALKSDLMIQYAQSVIQKMIDLRKELKPINEKFALAKQTYIKGLLEMNPGKPAYPDANFTIRATYGQVLPYSPSDGIDYHYYTTLKGVMEKEDPNNWEFVVPEKLKELYKNKDFGQYAMPNGEMPVNFLSNNDITGGNSGSPVFNANGELIGTAFDGNWEAMSGDIVFEEALQRTISVDIRYILFIIDKFAGAKNIIDEMSIVK, from the coding sequence ATGAAACTAAGAAGAATGTTGTTACCCTTAGCTTTCGCGGCAATTTTGTCGCCGGTAAAAGCAGACGAGGGGATGTGGTTACTTCCGTTTTTAAAACAACAAAATTCGGAACAACTGAAAAAATTAGGGTTAAAACTCGATGTAGATGACATCTATAATCCCGAACGAACTTCTCTGAAAGATGCTATCGTTATCTTCGGAGGAGGATGTACCGGAGAAATTATCTCACCAGAAGGATTAATCCTTACCAACCACCATTGCGGATACAGCGCTATTCAACAACATAGCTCGGTAGAGCACGATTATTTGAGTAACGGATTCTGGGCAATGGATAAAAAGGACGAGCTCCCTACTCCGGGTCTCGAAGTCCGTTTTATCGATAAAATCGAAGAAGTAACCGATTTTATCCAAGAAGAAGTCAGCAAAACCGGAGATCCGTTGAAAGCTTTCGATCCGGCATTTCTCGATAAAATAGCCAAAGAAAAAGTCGGAGAGAAATTTTTGGCGGAAAACCCTTTTACAGAAATAAGCATAAAACCGTTTTTCGGAGGAAATCGATTCTTTATGTTCACAATGAAAGTATATAAAGATATTCGTTTCGTTGGTGCTCCCCCCTCTTCTATCGGGAAATTCGGAGCTGATACGGACAACTGGATGTGGCCGCGTCACACCGGAGACTTCTCTCTTTTCCGGGTTTATACCGATGCTCAGGGAAATCCGGCAGAATACTCAGAAAATAACATCCCCATGCACCCGAAAAAATATTTCAATATTTCGCTGAAAGGGATCAAAGAAAACGATTTTGCCATGATCATGGGATTTCCCGGGTCGACCAACCGATATTATACGTCATGGGAAGTAAAACAACGTCGTGATGTAGATAATACGGTCCGCATCAATATGCGAGGTATCCGTCAAAAAGAGATGTTAGACGAAATGCTTGCCGACCCGAAAGTAAGAATCCAATATGCCAGCAAATATGCCCGTTCGAGCAACTATTGGAAAAACTCTATCGGGATGAACAGAGGGATCAATAAACTGAAAGTTATAGAAAACAAAGAGTTGGACGAAGCTCGGTTCAAAGTATGGGCAAATGACAACAACCATCCGGAATATATCCAAGCATTAAACGATATGCGAGACGCAACCTTACAAATGAATGATATCAAGTACCAATATTATATGTTATTGGAAGCGTTGTATCAAGGAGTGGAATTTTCCGGAGTTCCTGCTCGTAATAAAAAACTGATCGAAGCTTTAGAGCATAAAAACGACTCTATCATCAAATCTGAATTGGCCGATCTTGAAAAAGCTTACAAAGCATTTGCAAATAAAGATTATAACCGCAAAGTCGACCAAAGAGTATCGAAAGTCATGCTGAAAGCATATATGAAAGAGGTCGGGAAAGAAAACCGTCCCGAAATTTTCACCCTTATCGATAAAAAATTCGACGGTAACATCGACCGCTTTGTTGATGAAGCTTTTAAAACTTCAATTTTCGGAGGCGATGAAAATTTCAATAAATTCATGAAAAAACCGACGGCCAAAGCCCTAAAATCGGATTTAATGATACAATACGCTCAATCTGTCATTCAAAAAATGATAGACCTACGTAAAGAACTAAAACCGATAAATGAGAAGTTCGCTTTAGCCAAACAAACATATATCAAAGGCCTACTCGAAATGAATCCCGGTAAACCGGCATATCCGGATGCAAACTTTACAATTCGAGCAACCTACGGACAGGTACTGCCGTATTCTCCGTCAGACGGTATAGATTATCATTACTATACTACGTTGAAAGGAGTTATGGAAAAAGAAGATCCGAACAACTGGGAATTTGTAGTTCCGGAAAAACTAAAAGAACTCTACAAAAACAAAGATTTCGGTCAGTATGCCATGCCGAATGGAGAAATGCCCGTAAACTTCCTCTCGAATAACGATATTACCGGCGGAAATTCGGGTAGTCCGGTATTTAATGCTAACGGAGAACTTATCGGAACGGCATTTGACGGAAACTGGGAAGCCATGAGCGGCGATATTGTATTCGAAGAAGCTCTTCAACGAACAATAAGCGTCGACATCCGTTACATACTATTCATCATAGACAAGTTTGCGGGAGCAAAAAATATCATCGATGAAATGAGTATTGTCAAATAA
- a CDS encoding alpha-L-fucosidase, whose translation MKKHIDLFCAITALFLSGACAPTVKAPEAILPIPEPKQVEWQKMETYAFVHFGLNTFNDREWGYGDSDPKTFNPARLDCEQWVKTFVASGMKGVILTAKHHDGFCLWPTKLTEYCIRNTPYKGGKGDIVGELAAACKKYGIKFAVYLSPWDRHQANYGTPEYVDYFHKQLRELMTDYGEVFEVWFDGANGGDGWYGGAKENRTIDRKNYYNYPEIYKMLSELQPQAIIFSDGGPGCRWVGNEKGFAGATNWSFLRTGEVFPGYEKYRTLQYGHADGDQWVAAECDVSIRPGWFYHPEEDNQVKNVDQLTDLYYRSVGHNATLLLNFPVDRNGLIHPIDSANAVTFYKNIQKQLANNLLAGITPSVSNERGGKFTAKAITDREYDTYWATEDSIKSATIEFSLPEKKKINRMMLQEYIPLGQRVKTFSVEHRKNGKWFPVKLNEETTTIGYKRLLRFETINTDTIRINITDSRACPCINNIEAYYAGETDEISFKTDTKKLNSFPFKIQGISDNEILKATDGNDSTSCFIKSNTVIIDFGEERVISSFHYLPDQSEYNKGLIALYELMTSNDGQNIDKTIAKGEFSNIKHNPILQSVYFTPVNTRYLFLKAVKMINEGEPIGFSEIGIQ comes from the coding sequence ATGAAAAAACATATCGATCTTTTTTGCGCAATAACCGCATTATTTTTATCCGGTGCATGTGCCCCGACCGTTAAAGCTCCCGAGGCAATTCTTCCGATACCAGAACCAAAACAGGTAGAATGGCAGAAAATGGAAACCTATGCATTTGTTCATTTCGGGTTAAACACATTCAATGACCGTGAATGGGGATACGGAGACTCAGATCCCAAAACCTTTAATCCCGCAAGGCTCGATTGTGAACAGTGGGTAAAAACATTCGTCGCATCCGGAATGAAAGGAGTTATCCTTACAGCAAAACATCATGACGGCTTTTGTTTATGGCCGACAAAACTAACAGAATACTGTATTCGGAATACACCATATAAAGGAGGGAAAGGCGATATTGTCGGTGAACTGGCAGCAGCTTGCAAAAAATATGGTATCAAATTTGCCGTATATCTTTCACCGTGGGACAGACATCAAGCCAACTACGGAACACCAGAATATGTAGATTATTTTCATAAACAACTGCGAGAATTAATGACCGATTACGGAGAAGTATTCGAAGTATGGTTCGATGGAGCTAACGGAGGAGACGGATGGTATGGAGGAGCGAAAGAAAATCGTACCATCGATCGCAAAAACTATTACAATTATCCTGAAATATACAAGATGCTGAGTGAATTGCAACCGCAGGCCATCATTTTTTCGGATGGAGGACCCGGTTGCCGTTGGGTAGGAAATGAAAAAGGTTTTGCAGGAGCAACAAACTGGTCTTTTTTACGTACAGGAGAAGTCTTTCCCGGCTATGAAAAATACCGTACACTGCAATACGGTCATGCCGACGGCGATCAATGGGTAGCGGCCGAATGCGATGTTTCTATTCGTCCGGGATGGTTTTATCATCCCGAAGAAGACAATCAGGTGAAAAATGTAGATCAATTGACCGATCTTTATTACCGCAGCGTAGGGCACAACGCAACGCTATTGCTTAACTTCCCTGTTGACCGAAACGGGTTGATTCACCCCATAGACTCTGCCAATGCCGTAACCTTCTACAAAAACATCCAAAAGCAATTAGCAAATAATCTATTAGCCGGTATTACACCTTCAGTATCTAACGAAAGAGGCGGAAAATTTACTGCAAAAGCAATAACTGACCGAGAATACGATACCTATTGGGCAACCGAAGATAGTATCAAATCCGCCACAATAGAATTTTCTTTACCGGAAAAGAAAAAAATCAACCGAATGATGTTGCAGGAATATATCCCGTTAGGACAACGTGTAAAAACATTTTCTGTAGAACATCGTAAAAACGGCAAGTGGTTTCCCGTAAAATTGAATGAAGAAACGACTACTATCGGATATAAACGGTTACTCCGGTTCGAAACAATAAATACGGATACAATCCGCATAAACATAACCGATTCCCGGGCATGCCCATGCATCAACAATATCGAGGCTTATTATGCAGGAGAGACCGATGAAATTTCGTTCAAAACCGATACAAAAAAATTAAATAGTTTTCCTTTTAAAATCCAAGGTATTTCTGATAACGAAATTCTGAAAGCGACAGACGGAAACGACTCCACATCTTGTTTTATAAAGAGTAACACGGTAATAATCGATTTCGGAGAAGAGCGTGTTATCTCATCATTCCATTATCTACCCGACCAGAGTGAATACAATAAAGGTCTCATTGCTTTATACGAACTCATGACAAGCAATGACGGTCAAAATATCGATAAGACAATAGCAAAAGGTGAATTTTCCAATATAAAACATAACCCTATACTCCAATCCGTCTACTTTACTCCTGTAAATACCCGTTATCTTTTCTTGAAAGCAGTTAAAATGATCAATGAAGGCGAACCCATAGGATTTTCAGAAATCGGTATTCAATAA
- a CDS encoding DUF1599 domain-containing protein, with translation MTDTVAQFEHVISICRDLYAKKLKDYGPSWRIMRPQSITDQIFIKANRIRSIEIKGECKVDEGIRSELIAIVNYGIIGLIQLELGYSDGEDISVEKALELYDKYMDETKRLMYAKNHDYDEAWRSMRTSSYTDLILMKIYRTKQIENNEGKTLVSEGVDANYMDMINYSLFGLIKLEYGE, from the coding sequence ATGACAGATACGGTTGCACAATTTGAACATGTTATAAGCATTTGTCGTGATCTGTATGCCAAAAAGCTGAAAGATTACGGCCCTTCATGGCGTATCATGCGTCCTCAATCCATAACCGACCAAATATTTATTAAAGCTAACCGGATTCGGAGCATTGAGATTAAGGGAGAATGTAAAGTCGACGAGGGGATTCGCTCTGAGTTGATAGCGATAGTTAATTATGGTATTATCGGTCTTATCCAATTGGAGTTAGGATATTCAGATGGAGAAGACATTTCTGTAGAGAAGGCTCTTGAGCTGTATGACAAGTATATGGATGAGACCAAACGTTTAATGTATGCTAAAAATCATGATTATGACGAGGCTTGGCGTAGTATGCGGACGAGTTCTTATACTGATCTTATTTTGATGAAAATATACCGTACTAAGCAGATCGAAAATAATGAGGGGAAAACACTCGTTTCTGAAGGAGTGGATGCTAATTATATGGATATGATCAATTATTCTCTTTTCGGATTGATAAAATTGGAGTATGGAGAATAA
- a CDS encoding TonB-dependent receptor domain-containing protein, with translation MKIYYQIILLIFCNTLFIQANSTDSIVAQKHLKTITVSQIRNKNNTISISPDSLVQYGNSLNDILSFFPSLENDMEGNIRLRGSDKITFLINGKPTSFLGNYRSEIMIQLPASAIGEIKVNHIPDVSQQAEGSTGTIDLILKKSQQNIPSGQVYLGTANSDRYMAGAHFGTPLSPHWKFNAGIDYKREYRKRTFLNTITSRENNIVTNEQIQDNSAIAHPQTIVGSLGSELNRNKHTFKADFSFIQMWFDRIGNIHNTETKKEMKVIRDNEQANRQYSAATFYQYTHNDQISFFTDFNYRHTTYDENNDYQRNVLRPKPNLIQDKFFIDQKNDEYELSLAGKIGTFKTGYNTWITTSTNANQKEIYDNGFYAEAQEASFNMDLNRQIHSLFLQYEKQWQKWFIYAGIRGEYTHQSVYLAKDNNRIKQDYWNLFPAFQLSYNNQRSGHSWQLSYRQRINRPVFSELNPFLDQSDPQETIQGNPYLKPEISHNTALSYHYTNRTFTFTPTLFYRNKKQTIAQITQEDMVVTYKNLYHSQSAGAELGIYISPVKWMDIRINGTVYYDEIQADKKGNKRNDWAWNTNGIVSFRLTPTTTLQCNGNYISDLQTVQGKIESRYRIDTGIRQSILSGKGEVTLQINDWFGSVKEITVIDTPTLYKRTEKSRDNRTVWLGFAWNFNINKQNNKLNLTL, from the coding sequence ATGAAAATTTATTATCAGATTATACTTTTAATTTTCTGCAATACATTATTCATACAAGCAAACAGCACAGACTCTATCGTCGCACAAAAACATCTGAAAACAATAACAGTATCTCAAATAAGAAACAAAAATAACACGATCTCCATATCGCCCGACAGCCTTGTTCAATATGGAAATTCACTGAACGACATTCTGTCTTTTTTCCCTTCATTGGAAAACGATATGGAAGGAAATATCCGATTACGGGGATCTGATAAAATCACATTTCTCATTAACGGAAAGCCTACTTCTTTCTTAGGAAATTACCGAAGCGAAATAATGATACAACTCCCAGCATCGGCCATCGGAGAAATCAAAGTCAACCATATTCCGGATGTAAGCCAACAAGCAGAAGGTTCGACGGGAACAATCGATCTTATATTAAAAAAATCTCAACAGAACATACCCTCAGGACAAGTCTATTTAGGAACAGCCAATAGCGACCGATATATGGCCGGTGCTCATTTCGGAACTCCGCTATCTCCACACTGGAAATTCAATGCCGGCATCGATTACAAACGCGAGTATAGGAAACGTACATTTCTGAATACGATCACTTCTCGCGAAAATAATATTGTCACAAACGAGCAAATTCAAGATAATTCGGCAATAGCCCATCCTCAAACAATCGTAGGCTCTTTAGGAAGCGAGTTGAACCGAAATAAACACACTTTCAAAGCTGACTTCTCTTTTATACAGATGTGGTTCGACCGCATCGGAAATATTCACAATACCGAAACAAAAAAAGAGATGAAAGTAATCCGTGACAACGAACAGGCCAATCGCCAATATAGTGCCGCAACGTTCTACCAATATACGCACAACGATCAAATTTCTTTTTTCACAGACTTCAATTACCGACATACGACATACGATGAAAACAACGACTATCAACGCAATGTTTTACGCCCCAAACCAAACTTGATACAAGACAAATTCTTTATCGACCAAAAAAATGACGAATATGAATTGAGTCTAGCAGGAAAAATCGGGACATTCAAGACCGGATATAACACATGGATTACAACTTCTACGAATGCAAACCAAAAAGAAATATATGATAACGGCTTTTATGCCGAAGCTCAGGAAGCATCTTTTAATATGGATCTGAATCGCCAGATACATTCTCTCTTTTTGCAATATGAAAAACAGTGGCAAAAATGGTTTATATATGCAGGAATAAGAGGAGAATATACTCACCAATCGGTTTATTTGGCAAAGGATAACAACCGGATAAAACAAGATTATTGGAATTTATTTCCGGCATTCCAACTTTCTTATAATAATCAACGCTCCGGACACTCGTGGCAACTCTCTTACCGGCAACGTATTAACCGGCCTGTTTTTTCTGAATTAAACCCGTTTCTCGATCAAAGCGACCCTCAAGAAACCATACAGGGAAATCCCTACCTAAAACCGGAAATCAGCCACAATACAGCATTAAGCTACCATTATACGAACCGAACCTTTACATTCACACCTACATTATTTTACAGAAATAAAAAACAGACCATAGCACAAATTACACAAGAAGATATGGTCGTTACTTATAAAAATCTATATCACAGCCAATCGGCAGGAGCAGAGCTCGGTATATATATTTCACCGGTAAAATGGATGGATATACGCATAAACGGAACTGTATATTATGATGAAATACAGGCCGACAAAAAAGGGAATAAACGAAACGACTGGGCATGGAATACCAATGGGATCGTATCATTCAGGCTTACTCCTACCACAACTTTACAATGTAACGGTAACTACATATCCGATTTACAAACAGTACAAGGGAAAATAGAGTCTCGTTACCGAATAGATACAGGAATAAGGCAAAGCATATTGTCCGGAAAAGGAGAAGTAACTCTACAAATAAACGACTGGTTCGGATCGGTAAAAGAAATTACCGTAATCGATACGCCGACATTATATAAGCGTACTGAAAAAAGTCGTGATAACCGTACCGTATGGTTAGGATTTGCATGGAATTTCAATATAAATAAACAAAATAATAAGCTAAACTTAACATTATGA
- a CDS encoding SPOR domain-containing protein, protein MKRRTVLSIVLLSLIDWCGAYAQVQVADTSIVQSLERVTGNARVRLFQDARLTDRLARRTGNIVLSGISSRDQNYITVRGYRIQVFSDNNQRRSKDEAYQKASMIKDADPELSTYVTFTSPFWRLRVGDFRSFEEANLKLIELKNTFPQFREMRVVKDMIRLTRIVE, encoded by the coding sequence ATGAAAAGAAGAACTGTTTTATCGATCGTTTTATTATCGCTTATAGATTGGTGTGGTGCATACGCTCAGGTGCAGGTAGCAGATACTTCAATTGTCCAGTCGTTAGAGCGTGTTACCGGAAATGCACGTGTCCGTTTGTTTCAGGATGCGCGTCTTACCGATCGTCTGGCAAGGCGGACAGGTAATATCGTTTTATCCGGAATATCGTCGAGAGATCAGAATTATATAACGGTTCGCGGGTATCGAATACAAGTGTTTTCGGATAATAATCAGAGAAGATCCAAAGATGAAGCTTATCAGAAAGCTTCTATGATAAAAGATGCAGATCCGGAATTGTCCACTTACGTTACGTTTACATCTCCTTTTTGGAGACTTAGGGTGGGAGACTTTCGTTCATTTGAAGAAGCGAATCTCAAGTTGATCGAATTAAAGAATACATTTCCTCAATTTCGGGAAATGCGTGTTGTGAAGGATATGATCCGCTTAACACGTATTGTAGAATGA
- the folE gene encoding GTP cyclohydrolase I FolE — translation MQKVQDRLSDQEKEDLIAGHYKSILELLGEDVNREGLEKTPIRVARAMKFLTSGYDQSPEEILRSAIFHENYGDSQRIVLVKDIEFYSLCEHHLLPFFGKVHIGYMPGDKIVGLSKPARLVDAFARRFQVQERMTREILDCFDSVIEPYGTIVMVEARHLCMQMRGVEKQNASTTTCLYSGNFKDRELREEFFSMLRNR, via the coding sequence ATGCAAAAGGTACAGGACCGGTTATCTGATCAAGAAAAGGAAGATTTGATAGCCGGACATTATAAAAGTATATTGGAGTTATTGGGTGAAGATGTAAACCGGGAGGGATTAGAAAAAACACCTATACGGGTTGCTCGTGCTATGAAATTTTTAACGAGCGGTTATGACCAGTCGCCTGAAGAGATTCTCCGTTCAGCTATCTTTCATGAAAATTATGGAGATTCTCAGCGAATAGTTCTTGTAAAAGATATAGAGTTCTATTCTTTGTGTGAACATCACTTGCTTCCTTTCTTCGGTAAAGTGCATATCGGATATATGCCGGGAGATAAAATTGTGGGTTTGAGTAAACCTGCGCGGCTTGTTGATGCTTTTGCACGGAGGTTTCAGGTTCAAGAACGTATGACTCGGGAGATACTCGATTGTTTTGATTCTGTAATCGAACCGTATGGGACTATCGTTATGGTAGAGGCGCGTCATCTGTGTATGCAGATGAGAGGGGTTGAAAAACAGAATGCATCGACTACGACTTGTTTATATTCTGGCAATTTTAAGGACAGAGAATTGAGAGAAGAATTTTTTTCGATGTTACGCAATCGTTGA